The following proteins are co-located in the Chryseobacterium daecheongense genome:
- a CDS encoding cupin domain-containing protein yields MNTNIHDYIVKTEQKEWQPLIEKGIHYEGIFVKSLKFDPEKNRSTTILLKFDPGASYPYHNHPAGEELFIMEGDAIIAGARLEKGDYLYTPPNFKHSVKSENGCLIFFMIPEEVEIL; encoded by the coding sequence ATGAACACTAACATTCACGATTACATCGTAAAAACAGAACAAAAAGAATGGCAACCTTTAATTGAAAAAGGAATTCACTATGAAGGCATCTTCGTTAAATCTCTGAAATTTGATCCTGAAAAGAACAGATCAACCACAATTCTTTTAAAATTTGATCCGGGAGCAAGCTACCCTTATCACAATCATCCGGCAGGAGAAGAATTGTTTATTATGGAAGGGGATGCCATTATTGCCGGAGCGCGTTTGGAAAAAGGAGATTATTTGTATACACCTCCTAACTTTAAACACTCTGTAAAATCAGAAAACGGATGTCTGATCTTCTTTATGATCCCCGAAGAGGTTGAAATTCTTTAA
- a CDS encoding thioredoxin family protein, whose amino-acid sequence MKYSKIILVFTVLLFQLGFAQEKADVVLNKALTDAKKENKNVLLVFHASWCQWCKLMEKNMNLPETKPLFDKNYVTAYVDVQERGEKKVLENPGGEAMMNQYKGENAGLPFWLVLNSKGEVLTDSFNDKGENLGSPATPEEVDVFLAKLEKTTKLNRQELETIQKVFVKKKDQ is encoded by the coding sequence ATGAAATATTCTAAAATAATCCTGGTGTTTACTGTACTTTTATTTCAGTTGGGATTTGCGCAGGAAAAAGCAGATGTAGTCCTTAACAAAGCTCTTACAGATGCTAAAAAGGAAAATAAAAATGTACTTCTTGTATTCCATGCGTCATGGTGCCAATGGTGTAAACTGATGGAAAAGAATATGAATCTTCCGGAAACAAAGCCTTTGTTTGATAAAAACTATGTTACGGCCTATGTGGATGTTCAGGAAAGAGGAGAAAAGAAAGTTCTTGAAAATCCCGGAGGCGAAGCAATGATGAATCAATATAAGGGTGAGAATGCAGGCCTTCCTTTTTGGTTGGTATTGAATTCTAAAGGTGAGGTTCTTACAGATTCTTTTAATGACAAAGGCGAAAATCTGGGATCCCCAGCAACTCCGGAGGAAGTAGATGTTTTTTTAGCGAAACTTGAAAAAACTACAAAATTGAACAGACAAGAACTTGAAACCATTCAAAAAGTTTTCGTGAAGAAAAAAGATCAGTAA
- a CDS encoding helix-turn-helix domain-containing protein yields MIDIKKYSDQKGHPEPRRVIRYTLFWCKSGHAEILIDEHFFILEANQTVTITSGQFHQLKSVEGELTALEFTLDFFSKSDSDIELIFHNGLFCHFGMNEKITIHRPDFFTETLKQIEDEINEKPYQYLISTHSLVELLLIEINRSKIANGDDIWKPDALFLKFLENVRHNFSQNYPVSYFADILGTTEAKLNEVSKLHTNKTALNVIYSLIISESKRLLLYEKLTVKEIAYQLGFNDPFYFSNFFKKHTSLSPKDYQKAVKN; encoded by the coding sequence ATGATTGATATAAAAAAATACTCAGATCAAAAGGGACACCCTGAACCTAGGCGTGTCATTAGGTATACGCTGTTCTGGTGCAAGAGCGGGCATGCTGAAATTCTGATTGACGAGCATTTTTTTATTCTGGAAGCCAATCAAACCGTAACCATTACTTCAGGACAATTTCATCAGTTAAAATCTGTTGAAGGCGAATTAACGGCTCTTGAATTCACGCTTGATTTTTTCAGTAAAAGCGACAGCGATATAGAGCTCATTTTCCATAACGGGTTGTTCTGCCATTTCGGTATGAATGAAAAGATCACGATACACCGTCCGGACTTCTTTACAGAAACACTTAAACAGATTGAAGATGAAATTAATGAAAAGCCTTATCAATATCTCATTTCTACCCATTCATTGGTTGAATTATTGTTAATAGAAATCAATCGCAGTAAAATTGCAAATGGTGATGATATCTGGAAACCTGATGCTTTATTTTTAAAGTTTCTGGAAAATGTCCGCCATAATTTTTCGCAGAATTATCCGGTATCCTATTTTGCCGATATTCTGGGGACTACAGAAGCAAAGCTCAATGAGGTCTCTAAATTGCACACCAATAAAACAGCACTGAACGTCATCTACAGTCTCATTATTTCTGAATCTAAAAGATTATTGCTCTACGAAAAGCTCACGGTTAAAGAGATCGCTTATCAGTTGGGATTCAATGATCCTTTTTACTTTTCAAACTTCTTTAAAAAGCACACTTCCTTATCTCCCAAGGATTATCAAAAGGCAGTGAAAAACTAA
- a CDS encoding DoxX protein has product MKARQDIAVFLLRIALATGFLSATASRLGLWGNRSSGWINFINYTAETNSFLPRSLAPFIATASTIIELSLGILLLVGYQIHKAALFASFLTLLFALAMSFSFGLKEPLDYSVFAFSAGAFLLSTFPHYKWNLEDFLNQ; this is encoded by the coding sequence ATGAAAGCGAGACAGGACATAGCTGTTTTCCTATTAAGAATAGCCCTTGCTACCGGATTTTTATCCGCTACTGCCAGCAGACTGGGACTTTGGGGAAACCGGTCTTCGGGATGGATAAATTTTATAAACTATACCGCAGAAACCAATTCATTCTTACCCAGGTCATTAGCACCATTCATTGCAACGGCATCAACTATTATAGAGTTGTCGCTCGGTATTTTATTATTGGTGGGATACCAAATCCATAAAGCAGCTTTATTTGCATCATTCCTCACTTTATTATTTGCTTTGGCAATGTCTTTTTCTTTTGGACTTAAAGAGCCTTTGGATTATTCAGTATTTGCATTCAGTGCCGGAGCATTTTTACTCAGTACTTTTCCACATTATAAATGGAACCTTGAAGATTTTTTGAATCAATAA
- a CDS encoding fumarate reductase/succinate dehydrogenase flavoprotein subunit, which yields MKLDSKIPQGPLEQKWAQYKKTAKLVNPANRKKLDVIVVGTGLAGSSIAASLGEMGYNVKSFCFQDSPRRAHSVAAQGGVNAAKNYKNDGDSVYRMFVDTLKGGDFRAREANVYRMAECSLNLIDQAVAQGVPFGREYGGYLNNRSFGGVQVSRTFYARGQTGQQLLLGAYQALMRQVGKNTVQLFSRHEMLDLVLIDGKARGVIVRNLDTGEIERHSAHAVVLATGGYGKIYYLSTLAMGCNGSAIWRAHKKGALMASPSWIQVHPTSLPQSGDYQSKLTLMSESLRNDGRIWVPLKNNETRSPNDIPENERDYYLERRYPAFGNLAPRDISSRAAKERIDAGFGIGPLKNAVYLDFSKAIKEQGKEKIKEKYGNLFDMYLKITGYDAYKEPMMISPSAHFSMGGLWVDYELMTTIPGLFALGEANFADHGANRLGANSLLQASVDGYFIAPYTIANYLSNEIHTGKISTDNLAFENAENAVKQQIEHLINIKGNKTVDYYHKTLGKLLYDYCGLARNEAGLKYAIEEIKKLKAEFYQNVRVSGDENHMNTELEKAGRVADYFEIGELMCYDAITRNESCGAHFREEYQTPDGEALRNDSEFQFISAWAWKGENQEPELIKEPLVFEEIQPTVRSYK from the coding sequence ATGAAGTTAGATTCTAAAATACCCCAGGGACCATTAGAACAAAAATGGGCTCAATATAAAAAAACGGCAAAACTCGTTAATCCTGCAAACCGTAAAAAGCTGGATGTTATCGTAGTCGGAACAGGGCTGGCAGGAAGTTCCATAGCTGCATCTCTTGGAGAAATGGGCTATAATGTAAAATCATTCTGTTTTCAGGACAGTCCGAGAAGAGCCCACTCCGTAGCAGCTCAGGGAGGAGTAAATGCTGCTAAAAATTATAAAAATGATGGAGACAGTGTTTACAGAATGTTTGTGGATACCCTCAAAGGAGGAGATTTCAGAGCTCGTGAGGCCAATGTATACCGCATGGCTGAATGTTCGTTAAACCTTATTGATCAGGCAGTAGCGCAGGGAGTTCCTTTTGGCAGGGAGTACGGAGGCTACCTCAACAACCGGTCTTTTGGCGGAGTACAGGTAAGCAGAACATTCTATGCCAGAGGTCAAACCGGTCAGCAATTGCTTCTGGGAGCATATCAGGCATTGATGAGGCAGGTTGGTAAAAATACCGTACAATTGTTTTCCAGACATGAAATGCTGGATCTTGTGCTCATTGATGGCAAGGCAAGAGGAGTTATTGTAAGAAATTTGGATACCGGCGAGATTGAACGGCATTCTGCTCATGCTGTTGTATTAGCCACCGGCGGATATGGTAAAATTTATTACCTCTCCACACTGGCCATGGGATGTAATGGCTCAGCAATCTGGAGAGCCCATAAAAAAGGAGCTTTAATGGCTTCACCAAGTTGGATACAGGTTCACCCGACATCATTGCCCCAATCCGGAGATTATCAATCCAAGCTGACCCTGATGTCCGAATCTCTCCGTAATGATGGAAGGATATGGGTTCCTTTAAAAAATAATGAAACCAGATCACCAAATGATATTCCTGAGAATGAACGGGATTATTATCTGGAAAGGCGGTACCCTGCTTTTGGCAATCTGGCACCAAGGGATATTTCCTCCCGGGCTGCTAAAGAAAGAATTGATGCCGGATTCGGTATCGGACCTCTTAAAAATGCAGTATATCTTGATTTTTCCAAAGCAATTAAGGAACAGGGCAAAGAAAAAATTAAGGAAAAATATGGAAACCTGTTCGACATGTATTTAAAAATAACCGGATATGATGCTTATAAAGAACCCATGATGATCTCTCCTTCTGCCCACTTTTCTATGGGCGGATTATGGGTAGATTATGAGCTCATGACAACCATTCCGGGGCTGTTTGCTCTGGGAGAAGCCAATTTTGCAGATCATGGAGCCAACAGACTGGGCGCCAATTCCCTTCTTCAGGCTTCCGTAGATGGCTATTTCATTGCTCCGTATACGATCGCAAATTATCTTTCCAATGAAATCCATACCGGAAAAATATCAACCGATAACCTGGCATTTGAGAATGCAGAAAATGCCGTTAAGCAACAGATTGAACACCTTATCAATATCAAAGGGAACAAAACCGTAGACTACTATCATAAAACCCTGGGCAAACTGCTTTATGATTATTGTGGATTAGCAAGAAATGAAGCAGGCCTGAAATATGCCATTGAAGAAATAAAAAAACTGAAAGCAGAATTTTATCAAAACGTAAGAGTTTCCGGTGATGAAAACCACATGAATACAGAATTGGAAAAAGCCGGACGTGTTGCAGATTATTTTGAAATCGGTGAACTGATGTGCTACGATGCCATCACCCGAAACGAATCTTGTGGAGCCCATTTCCGCGAAGAATATCAGACTCCCGATGGAGAAGCCCTCAGAAATGATTCTGAATTTCAGTTTATTTCTGCCTGGGCATGGAAAGGTGAAAATCAGGAACCTGAATTAATTAAAGAACCGCTTGTATTTGAAGAAATACAGCCCACTGTAAGAAGTTATAAATAA
- a CDS encoding succinate dehydrogenase/fumarate reductase iron-sulfur subunit — MDLHLKIWRQKDRSTEGKLVNYDLKDLNSHMSFLEMLDTLNEKLIIEGEEPVEFDHDCREGICGQCGIMINGLAHGPLENTTTCQLHLRSFKDGETIVIEPFRAEAFPVKRDLKVDRSAFDRIISSGGFVSVNTGQAPDATAIAVTHQIAEEAFDSAACIGCGACVATCKNASAALFTSAKISHMALLPQGKEERSERVIKMVQQMDKELFGHCSNTEACEVECPQGISVLNIARMNYEYSRALFFRKK; from the coding sequence ATGGATTTACATCTTAAAATATGGAGACAGAAAGACAGAAGCACGGAAGGAAAGCTCGTAAATTATGATTTAAAAGATCTCAATTCCCACATGTCTTTTCTCGAAATGCTCGATACACTTAATGAAAAGCTGATCATAGAAGGAGAAGAACCGGTAGAATTCGATCATGACTGTCGTGAAGGTATTTGCGGACAATGTGGAATCATGATCAATGGCCTGGCACACGGTCCCTTAGAAAACACGACCACATGCCAGCTCCACCTGCGTTCTTTTAAAGACGGAGAAACTATTGTTATAGAACCTTTCCGGGCGGAAGCATTTCCGGTAAAAAGAGATTTAAAAGTTGACCGCTCGGCTTTTGACAGAATTATTTCTTCGGGAGGTTTTGTTTCCGTGAATACGGGACAGGCTCCGGATGCCACGGCCATTGCAGTTACTCACCAGATTGCCGAAGAAGCTTTTGATTCCGCGGCCTGTATCGGATGCGGAGCTTGTGTAGCCACTTGTAAAAATGCGAGTGCAGCATTGTTTACCTCTGCAAAAATAAGCCATATGGCACTTCTTCCCCAGGGAAAAGAAGAAAGGAGCGAACGGGTGATTAAAATGGTTCAGCAGATGGATAAAGAATTATTCGGTCATTGCTCCAACACAGAAGCTTGTGAAGTGGAATGCCCTCAGGGAATATCAGTCCTTAATATCGCGCGTATGAACTATGAATACAGCAGGGCTTTATTTTTCAGAAAAAAGTAA
- a CDS encoding heparan-alpha-glucosaminide N-acetyltransferase domain-containing protein translates to MEQLNKRILTLDLIKGMSVIGMIIIHTLLIFANVKSQSDTAIGSFIVFLGRGTSIFLICMGITFMTSSHQSLTSAIKRGGLLLLAAFFMNFMKFIVPVILGFAPAHFIEKYGWHGPIEQQYLYLALLGDILQLAGMSLLFVGFIRKYVKNKYGILAIGLLVALVSREVSGIHINFPVVNYILDLLFNNNFPAYVYFPVFPWMSFIIIGMFFGKWFQQLNYNGPQLFKNMLYVGLIFIALGAPLVFMYGNYHYNGFYHMGPGGVIYFAGWTLIFLWAIFRLTSKAKENTWMKVLKYCSKNLTSMYMIQWILISWGKGIFGYRQHGIAFVSILILFYILLTFLVQNTLDIVRKKEPLIVFRRISVDETVLK, encoded by the coding sequence ATGGAACAACTCAACAAAAGAATCTTAACATTGGACCTGATAAAAGGAATGAGTGTAATAGGGATGATTATCATTCATACCTTACTCATATTTGCCAATGTGAAATCACAATCAGATACGGCAATTGGAAGTTTTATTGTCTTTTTAGGAAGAGGGACTTCTATTTTTCTGATTTGTATGGGAATCACATTCATGACTTCCAGCCATCAAAGTTTAACAAGTGCCATCAAACGGGGAGGTTTACTTTTATTAGCGGCTTTTTTTATGAATTTTATGAAGTTCATTGTTCCCGTAATTTTAGGTTTTGCTCCTGCACATTTTATCGAAAAATATGGATGGCATGGTCCGATAGAGCAGCAATATCTATATCTGGCACTGCTGGGGGATATCTTGCAACTGGCAGGAATGTCTCTCCTTTTTGTAGGATTTATCAGGAAATATGTGAAGAATAAATATGGTATCCTTGCGATAGGTCTTTTGGTGGCTCTTGTATCAAGAGAAGTAAGCGGTATTCATATTAATTTTCCTGTCGTTAACTATATTCTGGATCTTCTTTTTAATAATAATTTTCCTGCTTATGTGTACTTTCCTGTTTTTCCATGGATGTCTTTTATTATTATCGGGATGTTTTTTGGGAAATGGTTTCAGCAGCTGAATTATAACGGGCCGCAATTGTTTAAAAATATGCTCTACGTCGGGCTTATATTTATTGCCTTAGGTGCTCCTTTGGTTTTTATGTATGGGAATTATCACTACAATGGTTTTTATCATATGGGGCCTGGAGGTGTAATTTATTTTGCAGGATGGACGCTGATATTTCTTTGGGCTATTTTCAGACTGACAAGTAAAGCAAAGGAAAATACATGGATGAAAGTTTTAAAATATTGCAGTAAAAACCTCACCTCCATGTATATGATACAATGGATATTGATTTCATGGGGAAAAGGGATTTTTGGATACAGACAGCATGGAATTGCATTTGTCTCAATCCTGATTCTCTTTTATATACTGCTCACTTTTTTAGTTCAGAACACATTGGACATTGTAAGGAAAAAAGAACCTTTGATTGTCTTCCGACGTATTTCAGTGGATGAAACAGTGTTAAAATAA
- a CDS encoding nucleoid-associated protein has product MFSKIIVHRVGNKINGESLTLSQEELQLEEGMAEMLEDYFLGSFKTEETYQFYSDTYLVNNPVYSSVTEIFEDKAKFLWESENIAKHLFEAAENPRVQGGELFIVFFEDEREGDEKVDKIGIFKTEKRESFLKIFPQEETFGLEKDQGIGLSKIDKAALIYNNNKESGYVLSVVDNNKNGDMYYWFEDFLKVKQRDDEYFHTQEALMVYKDYITKQLPQEFEVSKADQADFLNKSINFFKEKEEFKLDDFASEVLGDEHVIESFVNFKTDYEQDMQINIAEEFPISEAAVKKTQRHFKSIIKLDKNFHIYIHGDRKMLEQGQDEKGKYYMLYFDKEV; this is encoded by the coding sequence ATGTTTTCAAAAATTATAGTACACAGAGTAGGAAATAAGATCAATGGTGAGTCTTTAACACTTTCCCAGGAAGAGCTGCAGTTGGAAGAAGGGATGGCAGAAATGCTGGAAGATTACTTTCTAGGTTCTTTTAAAACAGAAGAAACGTACCAGTTTTACAGTGATACTTATCTTGTCAATAATCCTGTTTACAGTTCTGTAACAGAAATTTTTGAGGATAAGGCCAAATTTCTATGGGAATCGGAGAATATTGCCAAACACCTTTTTGAAGCTGCTGAAAATCCGAGAGTGCAGGGAGGAGAATTGTTTATTGTTTTCTTTGAAGATGAAAGGGAAGGCGATGAGAAAGTGGATAAAATAGGTATTTTTAAGACTGAAAAAAGAGAATCTTTCTTAAAAATATTTCCTCAGGAAGAAACTTTTGGACTTGAAAAAGATCAGGGTATTGGCTTGTCAAAAATTGATAAGGCAGCTTTGATCTATAATAATAACAAAGAAAGCGGATATGTTTTATCTGTAGTGGATAATAACAAGAACGGTGATATGTATTACTGGTTTGAGGATTTTCTTAAAGTAAAGCAGCGTGATGATGAGTATTTCCATACCCAGGAAGCTTTAATGGTGTACAAGGACTATATTACCAAGCAGCTTCCTCAGGAATTTGAGGTTTCTAAAGCGGATCAGGCTGACTTTCTGAATAAATCCATCAATTTCTTTAAAGAAAAAGAAGAGTTTAAGCTTGATGATTTTGCAAGTGAGGTACTTGGTGATGAACACGTGATTGAGAGTTTTGTTAACTTTAAAACAGATTATGAACAGGATATGCAGATCAATATTGCTGAAGAATTTCCGATCAGTGAAGCGGCTGTAAAAAAGACACAACGACATTTTAAAAGCATTATCAAATTAGATAAAAATTTTCATATCTACATTCATGGTGACCGGAAGATGCTGGAACAGGGACAGGATGAAAAAGGAAAGTATTATATGCTGTACTTTGATAAGGAAGTCTAA
- the dnaK gene encoding molecular chaperone DnaK, which produces MSKIIGIDLGTTNSCVAVMEGKDPVVIPNAEGKRTTPSIVAFTEDGERKVGDPAKRQAVTNPKKTVYSIKRFIGTHFKEDAKEISRVPYEVVSGPNDTVKVKIDDREYTPQEISAMILQKMKKTAEDYLGQEVTRAVITVPAYFNDAQRQATKEAGEIAGLKVERIINEPTAAALAYGLDKNHKDQKIAVYDLGGGTFDISILDLGDGVFEVLSTNGDTHLGGDDFDDVIINWMADEFKAEEGVDLKADAIALQRLKEAAEKAKIELSSSPQTEINLPYITATATGPKHLVKTLTKAKFEQLSADLVRRSMEPVAKALKDAGLSTSDIDEVILVGGSTRIPIIQEEVEKFFGKKPSKGVNPDEVVAIGAAIQGGVLTGDVKDVLLLDVTPLSLGIETMGSVFTKLIEANTTIPTKKSEVFSTASDNQPAVSIRVGQGERPMFNDNKEIGRFDLTDIPPAPRGVPQIEVTFDIDANGILSVSAKDKGTGKEQSIKIQASSGLSDEEIERMKKEAQENSAADAKRKEEVEIFNKADGLIFQTEKQLKEFGDKLSADKKAAIEAAAAELKTAFEAKNSDDVKAKTEALDAAWMAASEEMYAAGQQAQGADAGAQNPGGNAGGDDVQDADFEEVK; this is translated from the coding sequence ATGAGTAAAATAATTGGAATTGACTTAGGAACGACCAACTCTTGTGTTGCTGTAATGGAGGGTAAAGACCCTGTTGTTATCCCTAATGCGGAAGGAAAAAGAACAACTCCTTCTATCGTAGCGTTTACAGAAGATGGTGAAAGAAAAGTAGGTGATCCTGCAAAAAGACAGGCTGTAACGAATCCAAAGAAAACTGTATACTCTATTAAAAGATTTATCGGGACTCATTTTAAAGAAGATGCTAAAGAAATCTCAAGAGTACCTTACGAAGTTGTATCCGGACCAAATGATACTGTAAAAGTAAAAATCGACGACAGAGAATATACACCACAGGAAATTTCTGCAATGATTCTTCAGAAAATGAAGAAAACGGCTGAAGATTATCTTGGACAAGAAGTAACAAGAGCGGTAATTACTGTTCCTGCATACTTTAATGATGCACAAAGACAAGCTACTAAGGAAGCGGGTGAAATCGCAGGTTTAAAAGTAGAAAGAATTATCAATGAGCCTACTGCTGCAGCTTTAGCGTACGGTCTTGATAAAAATCACAAAGATCAAAAGATTGCGGTATATGACCTTGGAGGTGGTACTTTCGATATTTCTATCCTTGATTTAGGAGATGGTGTATTCGAAGTATTGTCTACAAACGGTGATACACACTTAGGAGGTGATGACTTCGATGATGTGATCATCAACTGGATGGCTGATGAATTCAAAGCTGAAGAAGGTGTAGATTTGAAAGCAGATGCTATTGCTCTTCAAAGATTGAAAGAAGCTGCAGAAAAAGCAAAAATCGAATTATCTTCTTCTCCACAAACTGAAATCAACTTACCATATATTACAGCTACAGCTACAGGTCCTAAACACTTAGTGAAGACTTTAACTAAAGCTAAATTCGAGCAGTTATCTGCTGATCTTGTAAGAAGATCTATGGAGCCGGTTGCTAAGGCATTAAAAGATGCAGGTTTATCAACTTCTGATATCGACGAAGTAATCCTGGTAGGTGGTTCTACAAGAATCCCGATCATTCAGGAAGAAGTGGAAAAATTCTTTGGTAAGAAACCATCTAAAGGAGTTAACCCGGATGAGGTTGTAGCTATTGGTGCAGCTATCCAAGGTGGTGTATTAACAGGTGATGTAAAAGATGTATTACTTCTTGACGTTACTCCACTTTCTTTAGGTATCGAAACAATGGGTTCTGTATTCACTAAATTAATTGAAGCGAACACTACGATCCCAACGAAAAAATCTGAAGTATTCTCTACAGCTTCTGACAACCAGCCAGCTGTAAGCATCAGAGTAGGACAAGGTGAAAGACCAATGTTCAATGACAATAAGGAAATCGGTAGATTTGATCTTACAGATATTCCACCTGCACCAAGAGGAGTTCCTCAAATCGAAGTTACTTTCGATATTGATGCCAACGGTATCTTAAGTGTATCTGCTAAAGATAAAGGTACAGGTAAAGAGCAGTCTATCAAAATCCAGGCTTCTTCAGGTCTTTCTGACGAAGAAATCGAAAGAATGAAAAAAGAAGCTCAGGAAAATTCTGCAGCGGATGCGAAAAGAAAAGAAGAAGTTGAGATCTTCAATAAAGCAGACGGATTGATCTTCCAGACTGAAAAGCAATTGAAAGAGTTTGGAGATAAATTATCTGCAGATAAAAAAGCAGCCATAGAAGCTGCAGCAGCAGAGCTGAAAACAGCATTTGAAGCTAAAAATTCTGACGATGTAAAAGCTAAAACTGAAGCTTTGGATGCAGCTTGGATGGCTGCTTCAGAAGAAATGTATGCAGCAGGACAACAAGCTCAGGGTGCTGATGCCGGAGCTCAGAATCCTGGCGGAAATGCAGGAGGTGATGATGTACAGGATGCAGACTTCGAAGAAGTGAAATAA